The segment GACGCTCGCGCCGCGTCGGGCGTCGACTGTGCTACACTATGGAAGAATGTCGGCTGAGCAGACCGGCGCGGGCCCGTAGCTCAGTGGATAGAGCAGGGGACTCCTAAGCCTCTGGTCGGGTGTTCGATTCACCCCGGGCCCGCCAAGCCTTATGTCCCACGCGCACCCCCCTGGATGAGGCCGTCGAGGCGTTCCTCCTCACGAAGCGTGTCGCCGGCTGCACCGCCGAGACCCTGCGCACCTATGATGGGTGGCTTCGGCGTTTTACCGCAGGGGTGCCGGAGACCACGGCGCTGGCGGTTCGCACGTTCTTCGTGGGGCTGCAGCACCTCAGCGCCAGCCGCCAGCACCAAGCATTCCGCACGTTGCGGACGTTCTTCCGGTGGTGCGTCGAGACAGGCGTGCTCCGGGAGACCCCATTCCGCGGCTTCACGATGCGCACCCCCAAGACGCTGCCAGACCTGCCGGCGCTCCCATCTCAACCTCATGGGCAAGGGGCAGCACCGGGCACGCGCACGGGCTGTACGAATCGCCGCTCACGCCGCGACTGGTCATCGAAATGGTCGGCGCGTGCTCGGCGAACTCCCCACACCGGCGCTGACCGTCGCCGTTGCGCGTGCGCCGGGAAACCAGCCACCGGGAGGGCAGCAGGTCTACGGGGGCGCGAGCACAGGCGAATACCTGTTCATCGTTGTGCCAATACTAGCAATGACCCAAGAGTTCTTGCGCGATCCGCGCGTGGGCGCCGTAGCGCAGGAGGAGCGTCGCGCAACAATGTCGGGGATCGTGACAACGATTCGGGGCACGACTGCTTGCCGACGCTGGGGATGGTGCAGCCTTACGGCCCGAACGGAATGCTGAAGTTGCCGAAGGAGGATGCGCTCCATCCATGAGCGGTGCACGAGTCCAAGGGGTTCTTGCCCTGCCCCACCGGCCCGTTCAAATACATCTGCGCGATCATGAAACAGGTCATCAGCAACCGCTTGGAGTCATCATTTTCTTTCGAGAACATGTTGACCTGAGTCTGTTGCAGCACGGTCTGCGCCTGTTGCAGTGCAGTGAGTTTTGATTCGATGTTTCCCAGGCGCGTCGAAATGTCGGTAAGGTCTTTGTCCAGTGCGTACGCTGGGCCCTGTGCCGCAGGTGCGGGCGCCAGCGGTGCTGCGTGCGCGTCCGGCGTTGGAAGATTAACGAGAATCGTACCCAGTTCAAAGGTAATTGCAGTCAACAGGACAATCGTCAGAACCTGGAACTGTTTCATCGACAAAGCCTCCTCAGTTTTCTACGCTCGTTATAAGACGACCTGATCGCGGACTCGCCCCACGTGTACACAGGGTGGCCCGCCGAGGAAGAGCTCCGGCGGGCCACCTGAATGCCTGGGCCGCACGGTCATCGCTGGTCGCGCGTCCGACCAGTTTCTGTTACGGGTCGACTGCCTTGATCGCGGTACCGCCGCAAACGGCGATCGCGAGGCACTTCACCATCGACGACCCTCTGGGATAGCGTGACGCCCGCCGGCCCCCCCCGGCCAAAGCGCCTGTGCCCTTCCGCACCCACCCCACCCGGAGGAGTCCGACTCCCTCCGGGTCCGCCACGCCGGCTATGCTAGAGGGTGCGGAGATCGGGGCGGTCGAGTAGTTCAATCCTGACACCATCGGGGTCGCGAATGATCCCAATGCGACCGATGCCGTTGCCTGCGGGCTTGGGGGTACCCGGCTCGGCGGCAACACCCAGCGCAGCCACGCGTTCAAGCGCTCTGTCCACATTCTCGACCCTTAGGGCGATGTGGCCAAAGATGTCGCCGGTGTCGGGTGTCGGTCGGTGCAGGAGCTCGACCACATCGTAGTTGAGATTAAAATACAGGATGTCGAGTTGTCTTTGCTCGATGTACATCTGCTTCAGGAGATTCATGCCCAAGCGGCGGCCGTAGAAGTCCCGTGCCGCGACGAGATCATTCGCGCGCACCGAGTAGTGGTCAAGAGACTTGACGACTCCGTGCTCGATGGGCGCCGTCCGATAGTCGACGTCGCGCTGGATGAGCTCAACGCGAGCTCCGTTTGGGTCCCCCAGGAAGCCGAGGCGCCCCACCCCCGACCCAGCGACCTTGGGCGCCACCAATGACTCGCAGCCGGTGTCGACGAGCGCTCGGTAGTCGGCGTCGAGGTCATCGGTCATGAACGCGATGTGCGTGATCCCGAAGACCTCGTGGGCCGCTGGCTCACGACGGTGCAGCAATTCGATCAGGCCCCCGGCGATCTGCAGGTAGACGATATCGGTTTGGCTGGAAGGGATGCGGTTTCGGACCGCCACCTTGCCACCAAGCACGTCCTGGTAGAAGGCGACGGACTTGTCCAAGTCTCTGATGACGATCCCGACGTGGTTGAGTTCGTAGATCATTGTGGCACCCCTTCTCCGTCTCTCGGTGCGCAGGCGCGGAAGGGCGTGGCGTTCCGACCTGCCCCTTCGGGCCGGACGAGGTCTGCCCTCGGCGACGCGCCGCGTGCAGCCCGCTCATCCGGCAGCCGTCGACTGTAGCAGGGTTCCCGCCGGCCCGCCTCGCCCCCTTTTGATGCAGGGGGTCAATCGATCTTCTTCAGTCCCTGCGATGCGGCGGTTTGCCGCGAACCCGCGCCGATGACGTCCGCTGAGCCTGGTTCATCCGGTGCTCGTCACTCAACTGGTGCCGGCCCACGGTCTCACCGTGATGTCAGGAATGTGGAGCCGGCTCGGACGATCCAACAGCCAGGCGACGATTTCTGCGATGTCTGACGGGTGCAACATCAGCGCCCGCTCGTCTTGCGACGGCGGCTTAATCTTATGATCCCAGATGGTCGTATTGACCGGGCCGGGGCTGACCGATGTGATACGAATGCCGGAGTTGCGGTATTCTTCGATCAGGGCTTCGGTCAGCGCTCTGGCCCCAAACTTGGACGCTGCATAGAGGCTCACACCCGCCGTGCTCCTGAATGCGGCGGTCGACAGGACATTGAGGATGTACCCACCCCCGGCCGCCTCGAGATGGGGCAACACCGACCGGCACATTAGATACGTGCCGGTCAGGTTCGTGTCGATGAGCCGATTCCACTCGTCGGTGGTCGTGTCTACCAGGCGCCGACGCGCGTTCATGCTCACACCGGCGCAGTTGACCAACACATCGATGCGGCCGAATCGCTTCATGACCTCGGCGACCGTGGCCGCGACCTCGTGCTCACGGGTGACATCTGCCGGGAGGCCCACGACCCGGCCGCGTAGCTCGGCGCCGAGGCTGTTGAGGGCGGTCTCGAGGCGCTTCGGGTCGCGGGCGACGGCTATCACGTGCATCCCCCGACCCGCGAGCACGCCGACGGTGGCGAACCCGATCCCCTGGCTCCCACCGGTCACGATCGCGACCTGGTCCGACAGGTTCCCCGCGCGTCTGTCCGGTAGCGCCATCAGCCCCTGAGCGCTCCCTCGCTGAGCCCTCGGACGAGCAACCTCTGCGAGAACGTGAACACGATGACCGCGGGGATGCTCATCAAGAGCGACGCCGCCATCAGATCGCCCCACCGGATGCCGTTCTCGTCGATGAAAAAGGCGAGGGCGACCGACAGCAGGCGTTTGTCCAACCCTTGCGTGAACACGAGCGCGAACAGGAACTCGTTCCACGCGAGGATGAACGAGTACATGGCGACCGCAACCAATGCGGGCTTCGCCATCGGCAGGACGATCCGCCACAGGAGACGCGGGATCGTGCAGCCGTCGACCACCGCCGCCTCTTCGATCTCAACCGGGAGGCTGTCGAAGAAGCCCTTGATCAACCAGATGGAGACCGGGAAGACCACCATGAGATACACGAGGACCAATCCCGGCAAGGTGTTCATCAGGTGCAGGTGGCGGAGGGTGATGAAGAACGGGACGATCACGACCACGCGGGGAAACAACTGCGTGAAGAGGACGGACCAGAGCAGCGTGTTGCGACCCGGAAAGCGGAAGCGGGAGAACCCGTAGCCTCCGAGGATCCCCACTGCGAGGGCGATCGCGGTGGTCGAGGTCGCCACGATCACCGTATTGACGAACCCGCGAATGATCGCCGCGTTGTGGAGCACCGAGATGAAGTGTTCGAAGGTCACCGGGTCGGGGATCCACTTCGGCGGATACGCGTACTGGTCGTTCGTCGTCTTCAGCGCCGTGCTCACGCCCCAGATCAGCGGCACGACGCTGAAGCACACGAAGAAGAGCCCGCACGCATACACCAACACGTACCGTCCGACACGGGCGGTCTGCTTTTTTGTGATCCGCGGCCCGGCCGCCGTGAGGCCCCGTGCCTGGGCCGGACGCCCGTGGGTCTCCAGGGGCGTCATCGCCAAGCCTGCTTGACTTGGCCGCCCCGGTTGGCGGCGCTGTAGACTGCAAGCAGCACGAGCGCACCAAGAAACATGAGCACGCTTAGCGCGGAGGCCCCACCCAGGTTGAAGTCGACGAATCCGGCCCTGTAGATCGCGAGGCTCCACGTCTGTGTCGCGTTCGCGGGGCCGCCGCCGGTCATCACGGTCAGCGTGTCAAAGGAGTTGACCGCGCTGACCGTTTCCAGGATGAGGGCGATGGCGAGTACACCCTTCACCGCGGGCACCGTGATGAAACGGAACAGCTGCCACCAGTTGGCACCATCGACCGAGGCCGCTTCGTATTGCTCCCCGGGCACGCCGCGCAGCCCGGCGAGGATCAGCAGCATGATGAAGGGGAATCCCGCCCACGAGTAGGCGATCATGACGGCAGGAAGCGCGGTGTGGGGATTGCCAAGCCAGTTGCGGGCCCAGCCAGTTAGGCCCCACGCCGTGAGGCTCTGGTCGAGGATCCCGCTGTCGCTCTGCAGGATCCAGCGCCAGAGGTTGGCGGCAACGACCGCCGGAATCGTCCAGGGCAGGAGGACCAAGACGCGCATCCAGGTCGTCCCCCGCACCTTAGCATTGAACACGAGGGCGGCCAAAAACCCGAGGACGAAACGGAGGACGACCGTGCCTACCACCCACCAAATGGTGCGTTCGAGGAGCAGGCCGGTCGCAGAATCACCGATGACGGCGGCAAAGTTGGCGAGCCCGACGAACGTCGTCTCGAAGGTCGGCAACCGAACCGCGGAGATGCTGAAGCGTAGGGTCTGAAGCGTCGGATAGATCATCATGACCGCGATGAGCACCGTGGCGGGTAGCACGAGGACGTACCCGGGCCCCCATTTCTGGAGCGCGACGCGGCGCCGACGCGCACGGGACGCCGCGAGCCGCTGCTGGAGGGCGTGCGGCGCGCCCCCAGGCCGGACGTCCGTGGCCCCACCGTCAGGAGGCGTCCGGATCACATCCTCCCCGACATGTACCGAGCAAAGTGCGGGATGGCCACTTCCGGCTCCTCGATCTCCGGGTGCCAGGCCTTCTCCCACTCGAAGTCCACGTATCCGTTGTAGTTTGCCGTCTTGAGAACCTCGAGAAACGAAGGGATCGGCGCCGTTCCTTCACCCGTCAAGACGAGATCGAATCCCTCCGCGGATGATTTGGCCGAGTCCTTCACGTGGACGTGCTTGATGTGTGGACCGAGCTGCGCCCACGTGTGCGCGCCCGACTCTCCGTGCCGGTAGGTGTGCAGCGTGTCCCAGAGGATCCCGAGATGCCGGCTCGCCCCACGAGAGAACAGATCGAGGATGCTCTTCGACGTGGAGAAATGATCGTGCGTCTCGAGCAAGGCGGTCACGCCGCGGGCATGGGTTTCGTCTGCTACTTCGCTGAGCCCCTTGACGATGGCGGTGATGGTCGCCTCCCGGTCCTGGTTCGCCGGGATCGGGCCCCCGTAGACGCGAAGGTACCGAGCCCCCAGTCCTTCCGCAATGGCGCAGTTGGCCCGCGACGACTCCAACTGCTTCCGTCGTTCGCCCTCGTCGAGGGAGTTCATTCGCACGCTGGTGTCGATGCAGACGACCTCGATGCCGCTGTTGTCGAAGCGCCGCCGAGTCTTGCCGATCGATGCCTGCGAGAACTCTTCCAGCTTCGGCAAGTCCACCTCGCCGCGAAGGAAACGAATCTCCACGCCGGAGAAGTCGTTGGTCTTCGCGAGTGCAATGACCTGGTCGATGTCGTAGTTGGGACACCCCAGGGTGCTGAATCCGAGTTTGAACACGGCGCGTATCCTTCCCGCTATTTTTTCGCCAACAAGGCGTCGATCTGCGTGGCCATCGCGTCCGCGGCTTGCTGCGGCGTCATCTGTCCGACGAGGATCTTCTGCGCATCGGTGATGATCACGGTCTGAATGCTGGCCCAGTTGCCAACCGTAGGCAGCGACCTCGCATCCCGCAGCGCCTTCGCGAAGATGACGTACTTTGGGTCGTTCCACGGGGGCGCGTTGTAGACGGACAGACGCGCAGGGGTGCGGTTCATGATCTTGCCCATATTCGCCGGTTTCGCGAGCCACAGGAGAAAGACCTGAGCGGCAGCCGCGTTCTGCGCGCCGACCGGCACTCCCATCGTCCACCCGCCGGACCGGTTGACCTTGCTCGGTGAGAGCACCACGCCCCATCGGAGGTCTTTGTGCTTCGATAACTCGTCGAAGATGTTCGAGGAGCCCGTGATCATCCCGACCTTGTTCGCCTCAAACAAGGGGAGGAGGTCGCGGGTCGTCGTGAAGTTGGGAGTCCCCTCCGGGGCGACGTGGTACTTGGTGTAGAGGTCAGCCCAGAAGGTTAGGGCCTGGACGCTCTTGGGGGAGTTGATCGTCGCTTTGGTGCTGTCCTTGTTGAGGAAATCCCCCCCATACGCCCAGATCACGGCGGACAACAGGTCCATGGCATTGGACGGGTCGCTGAGGTCGGCGGCGACGCCGACACCGTACTGGCCCGCGGTCGTGACTTTCCTCGCAATCTGCAGCATGTCGCCGAAGGTCCAAGTGTCGGTGGGGTAGGCGGCCCCCGCCTTGTCGAAGACGGTCTTGTTGTAGTAGAACACGTTGGCTGACGCTCGATTCGGGATCGCGTACTGATGGCCGTTGTAGCGGCTGGAGGCCCAGACCGAGGGCGAGTAGTCCTTCACATCCAGGCTCTTCGTGAGCGCGTCGAGCGGCTGCAGAAGGCCTTTGGCGGCTGCCGTGGACACCCAGGTCGCGTCGAGGTCGATCACGTCCGGTGGGGTGCCTCCGAGCGCGGACGCGACGAACTTATCGAGGTACCCGTTGATGGGCAGCGGCTCGATCTTGAGCGTGACCCCCGGGTAGTCTTGCGCCCACATCTGCGTGGCGATCGGGATCTGGGGTTCCCACCAACTCCCGACCCACACCGTCACCGTGCCGCTCGCCGTGGCGGCGAACGTCGACACGTTCCACGTGAGCATCCAAGCAAGGGCGAGCAGGACGACGGTGCGCAGAACCGGTTTGGTCCGCATGCGCGGCTCTCCTCCTCGATCGACGCCACGATCTCGACTGCGGGGCGGGGCCCATCCGGTCGCGGCGCCACGCGGCATTTGTTCGCCCATTCGAGTTTCGGCGCAAGACTCCCTGTCGAAGATGCGCTCCGGCCGGGCGCGCCTCAACAGACGAAGACCCGGCATCGAGCTGGATACGACTCGGAGTTCATCGAGCGCCAGAGGGGGCGAGCACGCACCACGCGTGCTTCTGTGAGCCTTGGACAGGCCATATGCCCGGCTGAGGTGATAGGGGGTCCGCCCATCGAGTCGCGCCCCGAGCTAATCTCCGTCGGGAACGAGCACCGCGCCCGTTTCGTTTTCCGGCAGCATGGCTTGCGGCAGGTGGTGATGCGGCAGGAAGAACCGGTTCGCCACCCAAGTCGGGACCACCGCACTCGCAATCACGGTTGCGACCAGAAAGGAGTATTGACTCTGCGAGATGATTCGGTGGGATAGCCCATACAGCGACGAGATCGTCCCGAACGTCAAGCCGGTCGACATCAACAACGTTGTGTACATGGCCTCGTCCCATCTGTACTGGAGGCGCAGCGTCAGCGGATAGAGCGCGACGAACTTACTGACGGCCTTGGCGAGGAAGAGCAGCACGAAGATGCCGATCCCTGCGACCAACACGGGAATTTGCACAAACGACCCCGCGCGAAGGAAGTAGAATGGCGTCAGCAGGCCGAGGCTCAGCGTCCGTAGGCGCCTGACGAAGGCAAGGTCTCTCCCGACCGTCCCGGCGAGCACCATACCGATGAGATACGCCGGCAATACCGGTTCCGATCCAGACCACGCGGCGAGGCCGCCGAGCAAGAACAGCGTGAACAACAGATATTTAGTTTCGAACTCCGACGGTCGACCGCCGAACCTCCGAAACAGGCCGGCCGTGCCGATGAGCAGCGCCCCGAGACTCAGCACGACGGCTGCGAGAAAGGCAAGGGTACGCCACGTGAACGGGGCGAAGATGAGGCCGAGCGCGATCACGGTGCCGAGGTCGTTCACGAAGCACGCGGCGAGGATCACCTTTCCGAAATGGGTTCGGTTCAGACCAAGTTCGAGCATCACCGCATACACGACGGCGACCGACGTCGTCGACAGCGCAACACCCGCGAGCCAGGACGCCGACGAATTCCATCCGAGAAAGAGGCGAGCCACCGCTGCGGCTCCGAGGAAGGGCGCAACGAACCCGATGAGACCGAGGAGGGTCGTTTCCTTCCAACTCTGGCGAATCGCGACTGGGTCGAGTTCCGCCCCGGCGAGGAAGGTCAGCATGATCGAACCCAACCCCGCCACGAATACAATCCAGCCATCGTTGGCGCCGAGGACGCTGGCGCCCCATGTGCGGGAAATCACGAAGGCCCCGAGCACGCCCACGACGATCTCTGTGAGCGCGATGGACACGCGGAGCCAGAACGACAGGAGCACGGCGACGAGCGCAAGCCCGAGCCAGGTCGATGCGGTGAGCCAGACGTTGTCCACGACGATCTCCCTCCGGGGTGCGGGCATACGAAAAGCCCCTACCCGACTACGGTCTGGGTAGGAGCTATCAGCCCCGGCAGGGCGGTTTCGGCGAGCTCCATCGCCGCACGCGGCTTCAAGCGGCAGTATATCGGCGCTCAGAGTCCGTTGTCAAATCACCGTGCCAACCGCAGCGTGTCAGGGGCCCGCCGCGTGTCGATCCCGCGTGAATCACCGATGGGTCGTCTTGACGGCGGTCTTTTTGGACCGCTTTCATGGTCACGAGGGCCGGGTAAGGGACGCGGCCTCGCTCAAGTACGCGCTCGGCGATCTTCCGTCGGCGGCGCGGCCGAAGATCTTTGGCGAGAACGCTGCCCGCGTCTATTGACTGCCGCCGCCGGTTTCTACGCCCGCGCAACCGGCACCTGAATCTCGGTGACGTAGGTTTCGTCGTCCTGACGGACGGGTTGCCCGCAGTGTAGGTATAGTTCGCGGATCGGCCCCGCGACACGATAGCCGTTCGTTTCGATCCAACGGAGGATGGCCTCGTACGACTGGTTCAGTCGGTTGTAGGCGCCGTGGTGCACCGTGCAGGCCATGAGCGCCGCCGGAAGTTGATAAACGCGCGCGCGTCCGCTTATCGACGCGGGATTCGCGAGGTACACGGCCGCCTCGGCGTCCACATCGCGTTCCTTGTGCTCAGCATCGTGCCAGATCGCGACCGCTAGGGCCCCGTCGGCCTGGCGGCCTAGATCAGCAAAAACGTGCGGGAACAAGCGGCCGACGTCCGGATAGGCGGGCAGGACCTCGCGCACGGAGGCCACCCATTGCGGATCAACTTCCTTCAGGACGACTTCGGTGCCCATCGTTCTTCCCTCCCTCTCGATCAGGTGTAGGTAGGCGTCGATGCGAGTCAGGCGGGAGCGTTCGTCGGACAGACGAGTTTCCTGCTCCGCGCGGCGCAATCGCAGCATGCCGCGGAGTTGTTCGGCCGTCACTCCGTCGCGGAGCAGCGAGGCGACCTGGCCGAGCGAAAACCCGAGATCCTTGAGCGCGAGAATGCGGTGAAGAACGGCGAGCTGGGACGCCGCGTAGTACCGGTACCCCGTTGCCGGGTCGACGCGCGCCGGTGTCAGCAGGCCGAGTTCGTCGTAGTGTCGGAGGGTCTTCACCGAGACGCGGCACAGCGCCGAGAAGTCGCCGATCTTGATCATGATGATGTTTTACACCCTCCCCCGAACGGAGAGTCAACCTCCTTCCGGCCGCCCGGGCGGGTCCAGCGTCTCGGCAGGAACCGCCGTTGCCGCCGGAGAATTTGTAGGTTGTATGATGACCGATAAATCTGCTGGCTCCTCACGGCCTGTCGCGCTCGAGCGCCTGCAGCCCTCGGCCGTCCACGTGCGCATTCGGGACCGGATCCGCCGGTACATCGTTGATAATCGGCTCCGGCCGGGGGACCGACTTCCTACCGAGGGGACCTTAGCGGCTCAACTCGGGGCCTCGCGAACTGCCGTTCGCGAGGCGCTGCGGTCCCTCGAGGCTGTCGGCGTGATCAACACACGCCAGGGTTCCGGCCGGTACGTCGGCGCGTTTGACCTCCGCGCCCTGGTTCACGGGCTCTCGTATGCGCTCGTGTTCGATGCCGCGAGCATCCGGGAGCTGTTGCAAGTACGGCGGGCGCTCGAAGCGTCGTTCCTCGGCGCGGCGCAGAAGACGCTTGACCGGGGCACGCTTGATGAGCTGGACGCGCTCGTGGGCGCGATGCGCGCCAATGCCGCGGAGGGCGCGCTGTTCATCGCGGAGGACCGGGCGTTTCACCGGACGTTGTTCCGCGGGCTGCACAACGGTGTGCTCAATACGTTGCTGGAGGC is part of the bacterium genome and harbors:
- a CDS encoding sugar ABC transporter substrate-binding protein yields the protein MRTKPVLRTVVLLALAWMLTWNVSTFAATASGTVTVWVGSWWEPQIPIATQMWAQDYPGVTLKIEPLPINGYLDKFVASALGGTPPDVIDLDATWVSTAAAKGLLQPLDALTKSLDVKDYSPSVWASSRYNGHQYAIPNRASANVFYYNKTVFDKAGAAYPTDTWTFGDMLQIARKVTTAGQYGVGVAADLSDPSNAMDLLSAVIWAYGGDFLNKDSTKATINSPKSVQALTFWADLYTKYHVAPEGTPNFTTTRDLLPLFEANKVGMITGSSNIFDELSKHKDLRWGVVLSPSKVNRSGGWTMGVPVGAQNAAAAQVFLLWLAKPANMGKIMNRTPARLSVYNAPPWNDPKYVIFAKALRDARSLPTVGNWASIQTVIITDAQKILVGQMTPQQAADAMATQIDALLAKK
- a CDS encoding VOC family protein; protein product: MIYELNHVGIVIRDLDKSVAFYQDVLGGKVAVRNRIPSSQTDIVYLQIAGGLIELLHRREPAAHEVFGITHIAFMTDDLDADYRALVDTGCESLVAPKVAGSGVGRLGFLGDPNGARVELIQRDVDYRTAPIEHGVVKSLDHYSVRANDLVAARDFYGRRLGMNLLKQMYIEQRQLDILYFNLNYDVVELLHRPTPDTGDIFGHIALRVENVDRALERVAALGVAAEPGTPKPAGNGIGRIGIIRDPDGVRIELLDRPDLRTL
- a CDS encoding carbohydrate ABC transporter permease, which encodes MTPLETHGRPAQARGLTAAGPRITKKQTARVGRYVLVYACGLFFVCFSVVPLIWGVSTALKTTNDQYAYPPKWIPDPVTFEHFISVLHNAAIIRGFVNTVIVATSTTAIALAVGILGGYGFSRFRFPGRNTLLWSVLFTQLFPRVVVIVPFFITLRHLHLMNTLPGLVLVYLMVVFPVSIWLIKGFFDSLPVEIEEAAVVDGCTIPRLLWRIVLPMAKPALVAVAMYSFILAWNEFLFALVFTQGLDKRLLSVALAFFIDENGIRWGDLMAASLLMSIPAVIVFTFSQRLLVRGLSEGALRG
- a CDS encoding sugar ABC transporter permease, whose amino-acid sequence is MIRTPPDGGATDVRPGGAPHALQQRLAASRARRRRVALQKWGPGYVLVLPATVLIAVMMIYPTLQTLRFSISAVRLPTFETTFVGLANFAAVIGDSATGLLLERTIWWVVGTVVLRFVLGFLAALVFNAKVRGTTWMRVLVLLPWTIPAVVAANLWRWILQSDSGILDQSLTAWGLTGWARNWLGNPHTALPAVMIAYSWAGFPFIMLLILAGLRGVPGEQYEAASVDGANWWQLFRFITVPAVKGVLAIALILETVSAVNSFDTLTVMTGGGPANATQTWSLAIYRAGFVDFNLGGASALSVLMFLGALVLLAVYSAANRGGQVKQAWR
- a CDS encoding FCD domain-containing protein, whose amino-acid sequence is MTDKSAGSSRPVALERLQPSAVHVRIRDRIRRYIVDNRLRPGDRLPTEGTLAAQLGASRTAVREALRSLEAVGVINTRQGSGRYVGAFDLRALVHGLSYALVFDAASIRELLQVRRALEASFLGAAQKTLDRGTLDELDALVGAMRANAAEGALFIAEDRAFHRTLFRGLHNGVLNTLLEAFWSLFETALAEPLRRSTDLLRTVHHHEAIVRALRGGHLGDAQLALERHFDDVQGRLTGRTLSHPLERLS
- a CDS encoding MerR family transcriptional regulator, with the translated sequence MIKIGDFSALCRVSVKTLRHYDELGLLTPARVDPATGYRYYAASQLAVLHRILALKDLGFSLGQVASLLRDGVTAEQLRGMLRLRRAEQETRLSDERSRLTRIDAYLHLIEREGRTMGTEVVLKEVDPQWVASVREVLPAYPDVGRLFPHVFADLGRQADGALAVAIWHDAEHKERDVDAEAAVYLANPASISGRARVYQLPAALMACTVHHGAYNRLNQSYEAILRWIETNGYRVAGPIRELYLHCGQPVRQDDETYVTEIQVPVARA
- a CDS encoding SDR family oxidoreductase; translation: MALPDRRAGNLSDQVAIVTGGSQGIGFATVGVLAGRGMHVIAVARDPKRLETALNSLGAELRGRVVGLPADVTREHEVAATVAEVMKRFGRIDVLVNCAGVSMNARRRLVDTTTDEWNRLIDTNLTGTYLMCRSVLPHLEAAGGGYILNVLSTAAFRSTAGVSLYAASKFGARALTEALIEEYRNSGIRITSVSPGPVNTTIWDHKIKPPSQDERALMLHPSDIAEIVAWLLDRPSRLHIPDITVRPWAGTS
- a CDS encoding sugar phosphate isomerase/epimerase family protein: MFKLGFSTLGCPNYDIDQVIALAKTNDFSGVEIRFLRGEVDLPKLEEFSQASIGKTRRRFDNSGIEVVCIDTSVRMNSLDEGERRKQLESSRANCAIAEGLGARYLRVYGGPIPANQDREATITAIVKGLSEVADETHARGVTALLETHDHFSTSKSILDLFSRGASRHLGILWDTLHTYRHGESGAHTWAQLGPHIKHVHVKDSAKSSAEGFDLVLTGEGTAPIPSFLEVLKTANYNGYVDFEWEKAWHPEIEEPEVAIPHFARYMSGRM
- a CDS encoding cation:proton antiporter, coding for MDNVWLTASTWLGLALVAVLLSFWLRVSIALTEIVVGVLGAFVISRTWGASVLGANDGWIVFVAGLGSIMLTFLAGAELDPVAIRQSWKETTLLGLIGFVAPFLGAAAVARLFLGWNSSASWLAGVALSTTSVAVVYAVMLELGLNRTHFGKVILAACFVNDLGTVIALGLIFAPFTWRTLAFLAAVVLSLGALLIGTAGLFRRFGGRPSEFETKYLLFTLFLLGGLAAWSGSEPVLPAYLIGMVLAGTVGRDLAFVRRLRTLSLGLLTPFYFLRAGSFVQIPVLVAGIGIFVLLFLAKAVSKFVALYPLTLRLQYRWDEAMYTTLLMSTGLTFGTISSLYGLSHRIISQSQYSFLVATVIASAVVPTWVANRFFLPHHHLPQAMLPENETGAVLVPDGD